The Planctomycetaceae bacterium genome has a window encoding:
- a CDS encoding GxxExxY protein: MNDPITFRVIGAAQKVHRALGPGFAERTYHVALCRELTLQDISFSQEFEYEVFYEGCLCGTYRCDLVVQNEVIVELKAVREMTIEHRVQTISYLKASGLSRALLLNFGVASLDVRRFINYKRSSKREQPLETESAESDTPAKFQPGVEEPVPPSDYSSPVSNLPVPVPVLNPLNPKNPRNPALPAPVPVPVPVLNPLNPENPRNPALPAPAPVPVPVSVSNPLNPKDPRNPALPDP; encoded by the coding sequence ATGAACGATCCAATTACATTCAGAGTGATAGGTGCCGCTCAGAAGGTGCACCGAGCCTTGGGGCCTGGATTCGCTGAGCGCACCTATCATGTGGCTTTGTGCAGGGAACTGACCCTTCAGGATATCTCGTTCTCCCAGGAGTTTGAGTACGAGGTGTTTTACGAAGGCTGTTTGTGCGGGACCTATCGCTGCGATCTTGTCGTTCAGAATGAGGTGATCGTTGAACTCAAGGCCGTTCGCGAGATGACAATAGAGCATCGGGTGCAGACCATCAGCTACCTGAAGGCTTCGGGGTTGTCTCGTGCCCTGTTGCTGAACTTCGGCGTGGCATCCCTCGATGTCCGCAGGTTCATAAACTACAAACGCTCGTCCAAAAGAGAGCAACCGTTAGAGACGGAATCAGCGGAATCCGACACCCCCGCCAAGTTCCAGCCAGGCGTTGAAGAACCGGTCCCACCGTCTGATTATTCTTCCCCTGTTTCTAATCTCCCCGTCCCCGTTCCTGTTCTTAATCCTCTTAATCCCAAGAATCCGCGTAATCCCGCACTCCCCGCTCCCGTCCCCGTCCCCGTCCCCGTTCTTAATCCTCTTAATCCCGAAAATCCGCGTAATCCCGCACTCCCCGCTCCCGCTCCCGTCCCGGTCCCCGTTTCTGTTTCTAATCCTCTTAATCCCAAGGATCCGCGTAATCCCGCACTCCCCGATCCCTGA
- a CDS encoding KpsF/GutQ family sugar-phosphate isomerase, producing the protein MDISAVDMEIARRTLRVEGAAIASLVDQIGDDFARAAAAVFHCRGKVVLTGIGKAGIIAQKISATMASTGTPSIFLHPVEALHGDLGRVDRIDVVVALSHSGATQEIIRLVDHIKGRGATLIAVSGPDGSPLVRHADIAVRYGDVQEACPHGLAPTVSTTCMLALGDALALTVMQMRRFKAEDFAVFHPGGSLGRKLLKVEEAMSFKDDDHLHVVSDALTLEQALVEAERVKRRTGAMLLIDAAGRLSGILTDADLRRVLATRGRQNILDEPVAAFMTRNPKNIAIGSLASEALAILNKYRIDELPVVDAAGKPVGVIDVQDLLGIKTVADEESA; encoded by the coding sequence ATGGATATATCCGCCGTTGACATGGAAATCGCCCGCAGGACCTTGCGGGTTGAAGGTGCCGCTATCGCCTCGCTGGTCGACCAGATCGGCGACGACTTCGCCCGCGCGGCGGCAGCCGTCTTCCACTGCCGCGGAAAGGTCGTGCTCACCGGGATCGGCAAGGCGGGCATCATCGCCCAGAAGATATCGGCCACCATGGCCTCGACGGGCACGCCCAGCATCTTTCTGCACCCGGTGGAAGCCCTGCACGGCGACCTCGGGCGCGTCGACCGGATCGACGTGGTCGTCGCCCTCAGCCACAGCGGCGCCACGCAGGAGATCATCCGCCTGGTCGACCACATCAAGGGACGCGGCGCCACGCTGATCGCCGTCAGCGGCCCGGACGGCTCGCCCCTCGTTCGCCACGCCGACATCGCCGTCCGCTACGGAGACGTGCAGGAGGCCTGCCCGCACGGCCTGGCCCCGACCGTCTCCACGACCTGCATGCTGGCCCTGGGCGACGCCCTGGCCCTGACCGTCATGCAGATGCGCCGCTTCAAAGCCGAAGATTTCGCCGTGTTTCATCCCGGCGGATCGCTCGGGCGAAAGCTGCTCAAGGTCGAAGAGGCCATGAGCTTCAAGGACGACGACCACCTGCACGTCGTCAGCGACGCCTTGACGCTCGAACAGGCGCTGGTCGAGGCCGAGCGCGTCAAGCGCCGCACCGGCGCGATGCTGCTGATCGACGCCGCCGGGCGGCTCAGCGGCATCCTCACCGACGCGGACCTGCGGCGCGTGCTGGCCACCCGCGGGCGGCAGAACATTCTGGACGAACCGGTGGCGGCATTCATGACCCGCAACCCCAAGAACATTGCCATCGGTTCGCTGGCCAGCGAGGCGCTGGCGATATTGAACAAGTACCGCATCGACGAACTGCCCGTCGTGGATGCCGCAGGCAAACCCGTCGGCGTCATCGACGTGCAAGACCTGCTGGGCATCAAGACGGTGGCCGACGAGGAGTCGGCATAG
- a CDS encoding HAD-IIIA family hydrolase, translating to MKDLRNIQLLVLDVDGVLTDGRIVLTPSGEEIKAFHVRDGSGMKYWKRCGKRLAVITGRSSHAVTIRAGELDVDAVRLGAKDKLPAFEDILKDMGLAASQAAVIGDDLPDLPMILRAGLAVATADAVEEVRSAAGYVTSLRGGCGCVRETIEMILKSTGQWQGVLERYLPGEGKRPS from the coding sequence ATGAAAGACCTTCGCAACATCCAACTGCTGGTCCTCGACGTCGATGGCGTGCTCACCGACGGGCGGATCGTATTGACGCCCTCCGGCGAGGAGATCAAGGCCTTTCACGTGCGCGACGGGTCGGGGATGAAGTACTGGAAGCGGTGCGGCAAGAGGTTGGCCGTGATCACCGGGCGTTCTTCGCATGCGGTGACGATCCGCGCCGGCGAGTTGGACGTTGACGCCGTGCGCCTGGGCGCCAAGGACAAGCTGCCCGCTTTCGAGGACATTCTGAAGGACATGGGCCTGGCGGCGTCTCAGGCGGCGGTGATCGGCGACGATCTGCCGGACTTGCCGATGATTCTGCGGGCGGGGCTCGCCGTGGCGACGGCCGACGCTGTGGAAGAGGTTCGCAGCGCGGCGGGGTATGTGACATCGTTGCGTGGCGGTTGCGGTTGTGTGCGCGAGACGATTGAGATGATCCTCAAGAGCACCGGACAGTGGCAGGGCGTTCTGGAGCGATATCTCCCCGGCGAAGGAAAGAGGCCATCATGA